In Luteitalea sp. TBR-22, one genomic interval encodes:
- a CDS encoding alpha-amylase family glycosyl hydrolase, giving the protein MQSWPRHPVIYEISTWAWLEDLSRSAGQVVDLGTVPSAEWDAIAARGFDAVWFMGVWERSPAGIAISMQNPGLLEDFRRALPDFAPEDNVGSPYCVRRYVVDPRLGGPQGLAAARAALAQRGLRVILDFVPNHVAPDHPWATEHPEYFVRGTPEDARHDPASFVEIGGAVFARGRDPYFPAWPDVLQLDAFHPGLRQAVIATIIDIAGQCDGIRCDMAMLMLDDVFARTWGPRAGERPATDYWAAVIPAIKARRPDFRFIAEAYWDLEWVLQQQGFDHCYDKKLYDRMEHASAEDVRQHLLADLPYQQGMVRFIENHDEPRAAASFPGAKGQAAAVAVLTLPGARLLHEGQFEGRTVRLPVFLGRRPSETPDADLVAFYARLLDATKGDLFRDGDWRLCDRSGWPDNQSCRQFLTWCWTKDDARALVVVNYGPGRAQGLVHLPWDDLRGREWRLDDLLAGQSHERNGSKMRDTGLYVELGPWQCHLFRIAPMDA; this is encoded by the coding sequence ATGCAGTCCTGGCCCAGGCATCCGGTCATCTACGAGATCAGCACGTGGGCGTGGCTCGAGGACCTGTCCCGGTCAGCCGGGCAGGTCGTCGACCTGGGCACCGTGCCCTCGGCGGAGTGGGACGCGATCGCCGCCCGCGGGTTCGACGCCGTCTGGTTCATGGGCGTGTGGGAGCGGAGCCCCGCCGGCATCGCCATCTCGATGCAGAACCCCGGGCTGCTCGAGGACTTCAGGCGAGCCCTCCCGGACTTCGCGCCGGAGGACAACGTCGGCTCACCCTACTGCGTGCGCCGCTACGTGGTCGATCCCCGACTCGGGGGGCCGCAGGGACTCGCCGCAGCGCGGGCGGCGCTCGCGCAACGCGGGTTGCGCGTCATCCTGGACTTCGTGCCCAATCACGTGGCGCCGGACCACCCCTGGGCCACCGAGCACCCCGAGTACTTCGTGCGGGGCACCCCGGAGGACGCCCGGCACGACCCGGCGTCGTTCGTCGAGATCGGCGGGGCCGTGTTCGCGCGCGGCCGGGACCCCTACTTCCCGGCCTGGCCCGACGTGCTTCAGCTCGATGCCTTCCATCCCGGGCTGCGGCAGGCGGTGATCGCGACGATCATCGACATCGCCGGCCAGTGCGACGGCATCCGCTGCGACATGGCGATGCTGATGCTCGACGACGTCTTCGCGCGCACCTGGGGGCCCCGCGCGGGCGAGCGGCCGGCCACCGACTACTGGGCCGCCGTGATCCCCGCGATCAAGGCGCGCCGTCCGGACTTCCGCTTCATCGCCGAGGCCTACTGGGACCTCGAGTGGGTGCTCCAGCAGCAGGGGTTCGACCACTGCTACGACAAGAAGCTGTACGACCGCATGGAGCACGCCTCCGCGGAGGACGTCCGCCAGCACCTGCTCGCCGACCTGCCGTACCAGCAGGGCATGGTGCGGTTCATCGAGAACCACGACGAGCCAAGGGCCGCCGCATCGTTCCCGGGCGCGAAGGGGCAGGCCGCGGCCGTGGCGGTCCTCACGCTGCCGGGCGCGCGACTCCTGCACGAGGGGCAGTTCGAAGGACGCACGGTGAGGCTGCCGGTCTTCCTCGGCCGGCGGCCGTCAGAGACGCCCGACGCGGATCTGGTCGCGTTCTACGCCCGCCTGCTCGACGCCACGAAGGGCGACCTGTTCCGGGATGGCGACTGGCGCCTCTGCGATCGGAGCGGCTGGCCCGACAACCAGAGCTGCCGGCAGTTCCTCACGTGGTGCTGGACGAAGGACGACGCGCGCGCGCTCGTCGTCGTCAACTACGGGCCGGGCCGTGCGCAGGGGCTCGTCCACCTGCCGTGGGACGACCTGCGGGGCCGTGAGTGGCG